In one Brassica oleracea var. oleracea cultivar TO1000 chromosome C9, BOL, whole genome shotgun sequence genomic region, the following are encoded:
- the LOC106316093 gene encoding LOW QUALITY PROTEIN: eukaryotic translation initiation factor 3 subunit G (The sequence of the model RefSeq protein was modified relative to this genomic sequence to represent the inferred CDS: inserted 2 bases in 2 codons), which yields MAAMMQRTNNFQWGDIGEDDDLDILLPPREVIGPDENGVKKVIEYRLNEEEKIIKVTTTTRVEKRLLSQRAAERRKXGLYLTVRSTEDIHLERLQPQGSQAEEATTSGDSMXCRVCRMRGDHWTARCPQRDLLSLMETRLTTEASTSTEAYVPPSRRTGASDSDMRSRRNDENSVRVTNLSEDTREQDLMELFHPFGAVTRAYVAFDKNTNVSRGFGFVNFVSREDAQRAISTLNGYGYDNLILRVEWATPRPG from the exons ATGGCTGCGATGATGCAGAGAACTAACAATTTTCAATGGGGAGATATCGGCGAGGACGACGACCTTGATATCCTGCTTCCGCCTAGGGAAGTGATCGGACCTGACGAGAACGGTGTAAAGAAGGTGATCGAGTACAGGCTCAACGAAGAGGAGAAAATAATCAAAGTCACTACGACGACACGTGTCGAGAAGCGATTGCTCAGCCAGCGAGCCGCAGAGCGACGGA CTGGTCTTTATCTAACCGTGCGTTCGACAGAGGATATCCACTTGGAACGACTTCAACCTCAAG GTAGTCAAGCGGAAGAAGCAACGACATCAGGAGATTCAA TCTGCAGGGTATGCCGTATGAGAGGTGACCACTGGACAGCACGATGCCCTCAGAGGGATCTCTTGTCGTTAATGGAAACTCGTCTAACAACAGAAGCTTCTACATCTACTGAAGCTTACGTTCCACCGAGCAGGAGAACAGGTGCATCAGATTCAGACATGAGGAGTAGGAGGAACGACGAGAACTCTGTACGTGTGACTAACTTGTCTGAGGACACCCGCGAACAGGATTTGATGGAGTTGTTCCATCCGTTCGGCGCTGTAACCCGAGCCTACGTGGCCTTTGACAAGAACACAAACGTGAGCAGAGGATTTGGGTTTGTCAATTTCGTAAGCAGGGAAGATGCACAGCGAGCAATCAGCACACTGAATGGTTATGGTTATGATAACCTCATCCTCAGAGTTGAATGGGCCACTCCGAGGCCCGGTTAG
- the LOC106315989 gene encoding uncharacterized protein At2g39795, mitochondrial, producing MASLVRGAASRLVGSCSKSRFFVNSLGAHGRLRYLTPSISRSNLFSTSARKKASSNDPLLRVIETEIGFAEQADDYDRVEETPSGFPFKMEDKPGSKVVTLTRDYQGESVVVEVHMTNLVTGDKGDDEESDEESEEEEEHEDKPEKPKQSNVPLLVTLSKKTGPSLEFRCTAFPDKIVIKDMWVTFPDDPSKDELAYEGPSFRVLDEKLRKAFHRYIEIRGITPGMINFLHEYMINKDSKEHLLWLKTLKNFVKSLRE from the exons ATGGCGAGTTTGGTCCGTGGCGCAGCCTCGCGGCTTGTCGGAAGCTGCAGCAAAAGTCGTTTTTTCGTTAACTCGTTGGGCGCTCACGGCCGTCTGCGGTATCTAACGCCGTCTATTTCTCGTAGTAATCTCTTCTCCACATCGGCGAGAAAGAAAGCTTCCTCAAACGATCCGCTTCTCCGAGTGATCGAAACCGAGATCGGATTCGCCGAGCAAGCCGATGATTACGATCGA GTAGAAGAGACCCCGAGTGGGTTCCCTTTCAAGATGGAAGACAAGCCAGGATCCAAGGTCGTGACTTTGACTAGAGACTACCAAGGAGAGAGCGTTGTGGTTGAAGTACACATGACTAACCTTGTGACGGGTGATAAAGGAGATGATGAAGAGAGTGACGAAGAGAGTGAAGAAGAAGAGGAACATGAGGATAAGCCAGAGAAGCCTAAGCAATCAAATGTGCCTCTCTTGGTAACACTTTCCAAGAAGACAGGACCGAGTTTGGAGTTCAGGTGTACTGCTTTTCCTGACAAGATTGTGATCAAGGACATGTGGGTTACGTTTCCTGATGATCCTTCCAAGGATGAACTTGCCTATGAAGGACCTTCGTTCCG GGTTTTGGATGAGAAGCTAAGGAAGGCTTTTCATAGGTACATTGAGATTAGGGGGATAACGCCGGGCATGATCAACTTCTTGCATGAGTATATGATCAACAAAGATAGTAAAGAGCACTTACTGTGGTTGAAAACGCTCAAGAACTTTGTTAAATCTTTGAGGGAATAA
- the LOC106313349 gene encoding folylpolyglutamate synthase isoform X1, which produces MFAVSFVPRTTPCRLTSAFLCHLSIPPFPPPSPRLHHLHYHYQQPHLPSLSPSQIRSFRKQIDMTAPVVMKQKTGGDSYEEALAALSSLITKRSRADKSNKGDRFELVFDYLKLLDLEEDMLKMKVIHVAGTKGKGSTCAFTESILRSYGFRTGLFTSPHLIDVRERFRLDGVDISEEKFLGYFWWCYNRLKERTNEEIPMPTYFRFLALLAFKIFAAEEVDAAILEVGLGGKFDATNAVQKPVVCGISSLGYDHMEILGDTLGKIAGEKAGIFKLGVPAFTVPQPDEAMRVLEEKASELDVSLEVVQPLTAKQLSSQKLGLDGEHQYCNARLAVSLASTWLQQIGKIEVPSMTQMSILPEKFIKGLATASLQGRAQVVPDQFIESRTSGDLVFYLDGAHSPESMEVCAKWFTDAVKGDNQSESSGHLVNGSSGSSHDKSPVEENCQQMLLFNCMSVRDPNLLLPHLRNTCATYGVHFKKALFVPNMSVYHKVGTAADLPENDPQVDLSWQMTLQKVWVSLVHSEDNESNGKSEVFTSLPMAIKWLRDSVHESSSGTRVQVLVTGSLHLVGDVLRLIRK; this is translated from the exons ATGTTTGCTGTTTCGTTTGTACCTCGTACAACACCGTGCCGTTTAACCTCTGCGTTTCTCTGCCACCTCTCGATTCCACCATTTCCTCCTCCCTCACCACGGCTCCACCATCTCCACTACCACTACCAGCAGCCACACCTTCCGTCTCTCTCTCCTTCTCAG ATTCGTTCCTTCAGAAAACAGATCGACATGACAGCTCCAG TAGTGATGAAGCAAAAGACAGGAGGAGATTCGTACGAGGAAGCGTTGGCTGCTTTGTCTTCATTGATAACGAAGCGAAGCCGTGCTGATAAGAGCAATAAAGGAGATCGGTTCGAGCTTGTCTTTGATTATCTCAAG CTACTCGATCTGGAGGAAGACATGTTGAAGATGAAAGTCATCCATGTCGCTGGAACCAAAGGCAAG GGATCGACATGTGCCTTTACTGAGTCTATTTTACGAAGCTACGGCTTCCGAACTGGACTCTTCACTTCACCCCACCTCATTGATGTCCGCGAAAGATTTCGCTTGGACGG TGTGGACATTAGCGAGGAGAAATTTTTGGGTTATTTCTGGTGGTGCTATAACAGGCTTAAG GAGAGAACTAACGAGGAGATACCAATGCCTACATATTTCCGCTTCCTTGCGTTGCTAGCTTTTAAAATATTTGCTGCAGAAGAG GTAGATGCTGCTATATTAGAGGTAGGGTTAGGCGGGAAGTTTGATGCCACCAATGCG GTTCAGAAACCTGTGGTATGTGGCATTTCTTCACTTGGATATGACCACATGGAGATTCTAG GTGATACGCTTGGCAAAATTGCTGGTGAGAAAGCTGGAATTTTCAAG CTTGGAGTTCCAGCTTTCACAGTACCCCAACCTGATGAAGCCATGCGTGTCCTTGAAGAGAAAGCTTCCGAATTAGAT GTGTCTCTTGAAGTGGTGCAACCACTAACCGCAAAGCAATTGAGTAGTCAGAAACTTGGGCTTGATGGGGAGCACCAATACTGCAATGCTCGTCTAGCAGTTTCGCTTGCCTCTACTTGGCTTCAGCAAATTGGTAAAATTGAAGTTCCCAGTATGACTCAGATG AGTATTCTTCCTGAGAAATTCATCAAAGGGTTAGCTACAGCGAGCTTGCAAGGACGAGCACAGGTCGTCCCTGATCAGTTTATTGAATCTCGAACTTCTGGAGATCTAGTCTTTTATCTGGATGGAGCTCATAGTCCAGAGAGCATGGAAGTATGCGCCAAATGGTTTACGGATGCGGTTAAGGGAGACAACCAGTCAGAGAGTTCAGGACATTTGGTTAATGGCTCATCAGGTTCCTCTCATGATAAATCGCCAGTAGAAGAAAACTGCCAACAG ATGTTGCTGTTCAATTGCATGTCAGTTCGGGACCCAAATCTGCTGCTTCCACATCTAAGGAACACATGTGCAACCTATG GTGTGCATTTCAAGAAGGCGTTGTTTGTACCAAACATGTCGGTGTATCACAAGGTTGGTACAGCAGCCGATTTGCCAGAGAATGATCCACAGGTTGACTTGTCATGGCAGATGACACTCCAGAAAGTGTGGGTAAGCCTTGTCCACAGTGAAGATAATGAAAGCAATGGGAAGAGTGAGGTGTTTACTTCACTGCCAATGGCAATCAAATGGTTAAGGGATAGTGTACATGAGAGTAGCTCAGGCACACGTGTCCAG GTTCTTGTAACTGGTTCGTTACACCTTGTAGGTGATGTACTGAGATTGATCAGAAAATGA
- the LOC106313349 gene encoding folylpolyglutamate synthase isoform X2 has translation MFAVSFVPRTTPCRLTSAFLCHLSIPPFPPPSPRLHHLHYHYQQPHLPSLSPSQIRSFRKQIDMTAPVMKQKTGGDSYEEALAALSSLITKRSRADKSNKGDRFELVFDYLKLLDLEEDMLKMKVIHVAGTKGKGSTCAFTESILRSYGFRTGLFTSPHLIDVRERFRLDGVDISEEKFLGYFWWCYNRLKERTNEEIPMPTYFRFLALLAFKIFAAEEVDAAILEVGLGGKFDATNAVQKPVVCGISSLGYDHMEILGDTLGKIAGEKAGIFKLGVPAFTVPQPDEAMRVLEEKASELDVSLEVVQPLTAKQLSSQKLGLDGEHQYCNARLAVSLASTWLQQIGKIEVPSMTQMSILPEKFIKGLATASLQGRAQVVPDQFIESRTSGDLVFYLDGAHSPESMEVCAKWFTDAVKGDNQSESSGHLVNGSSGSSHDKSPVEENCQQMLLFNCMSVRDPNLLLPHLRNTCATYGVHFKKALFVPNMSVYHKVGTAADLPENDPQVDLSWQMTLQKVWVSLVHSEDNESNGKSEVFTSLPMAIKWLRDSVHESSSGTRVQVLVTGSLHLVGDVLRLIRK, from the exons ATGTTTGCTGTTTCGTTTGTACCTCGTACAACACCGTGCCGTTTAACCTCTGCGTTTCTCTGCCACCTCTCGATTCCACCATTTCCTCCTCCCTCACCACGGCTCCACCATCTCCACTACCACTACCAGCAGCCACACCTTCCGTCTCTCTCTCCTTCTCAG ATTCGTTCCTTCAGAAAACAGATCGACATGACAGCTCCAG TGATGAAGCAAAAGACAGGAGGAGATTCGTACGAGGAAGCGTTGGCTGCTTTGTCTTCATTGATAACGAAGCGAAGCCGTGCTGATAAGAGCAATAAAGGAGATCGGTTCGAGCTTGTCTTTGATTATCTCAAG CTACTCGATCTGGAGGAAGACATGTTGAAGATGAAAGTCATCCATGTCGCTGGAACCAAAGGCAAG GGATCGACATGTGCCTTTACTGAGTCTATTTTACGAAGCTACGGCTTCCGAACTGGACTCTTCACTTCACCCCACCTCATTGATGTCCGCGAAAGATTTCGCTTGGACGG TGTGGACATTAGCGAGGAGAAATTTTTGGGTTATTTCTGGTGGTGCTATAACAGGCTTAAG GAGAGAACTAACGAGGAGATACCAATGCCTACATATTTCCGCTTCCTTGCGTTGCTAGCTTTTAAAATATTTGCTGCAGAAGAG GTAGATGCTGCTATATTAGAGGTAGGGTTAGGCGGGAAGTTTGATGCCACCAATGCG GTTCAGAAACCTGTGGTATGTGGCATTTCTTCACTTGGATATGACCACATGGAGATTCTAG GTGATACGCTTGGCAAAATTGCTGGTGAGAAAGCTGGAATTTTCAAG CTTGGAGTTCCAGCTTTCACAGTACCCCAACCTGATGAAGCCATGCGTGTCCTTGAAGAGAAAGCTTCCGAATTAGAT GTGTCTCTTGAAGTGGTGCAACCACTAACCGCAAAGCAATTGAGTAGTCAGAAACTTGGGCTTGATGGGGAGCACCAATACTGCAATGCTCGTCTAGCAGTTTCGCTTGCCTCTACTTGGCTTCAGCAAATTGGTAAAATTGAAGTTCCCAGTATGACTCAGATG AGTATTCTTCCTGAGAAATTCATCAAAGGGTTAGCTACAGCGAGCTTGCAAGGACGAGCACAGGTCGTCCCTGATCAGTTTATTGAATCTCGAACTTCTGGAGATCTAGTCTTTTATCTGGATGGAGCTCATAGTCCAGAGAGCATGGAAGTATGCGCCAAATGGTTTACGGATGCGGTTAAGGGAGACAACCAGTCAGAGAGTTCAGGACATTTGGTTAATGGCTCATCAGGTTCCTCTCATGATAAATCGCCAGTAGAAGAAAACTGCCAACAG ATGTTGCTGTTCAATTGCATGTCAGTTCGGGACCCAAATCTGCTGCTTCCACATCTAAGGAACACATGTGCAACCTATG GTGTGCATTTCAAGAAGGCGTTGTTTGTACCAAACATGTCGGTGTATCACAAGGTTGGTACAGCAGCCGATTTGCCAGAGAATGATCCACAGGTTGACTTGTCATGGCAGATGACACTCCAGAAAGTGTGGGTAAGCCTTGTCCACAGTGAAGATAATGAAAGCAATGGGAAGAGTGAGGTGTTTACTTCACTGCCAATGGCAATCAAATGGTTAAGGGATAGTGTACATGAGAGTAGCTCAGGCACACGTGTCCAG GTTCTTGTAACTGGTTCGTTACACCTTGTAGGTGATGTACTGAGATTGATCAGAAAATGA
- the LOC106313171 gene encoding protein NEDD1 isoform X2 — MSHLVDPTWRLLAASGGDTVKLFDVSADSGDPCVLSYTPTPGSAVNSVKWNHTNLVVASAGDDKKISLWRINGTSLGTVPVAGKDGGDSAEECLSAISFGRKGSKFIASGGTGQIVKIWDLQKKLCVKKLKGHTSTITGVIYNCKDEHLASVSVGGDLIVHNLKTGARASELKDPHEQVLRVLDYSRSSRHLLLTAGDDGTVHLWDTTGRNPKISWKQHSAPAAGVCFSPSDEKKIASVGMDKKLYTYDSGSKRSSSCISYEAPFSSLAFGDNGYILAAGTGNGRVVFYDVRKIPQPVTVLHAYSSSEAVTSLSWQTSKPVIVNEKNYDGEMALLGGTVDDSVIIPDPVPSTTPSDSQSTGSRGTATSTSNVPSAEQTPNRTLWSGAPPGRLHALRASDSFNDDMRVFSPIVEKWADSEVGFNNKDYLIDDKKPFASSSKGFPYGDGNKEHTKAAFSPFGTTTPTASTKSEDSSSSALTPPESWGGDRLSDKFNQLANEKISDKFPSRLGVSSSSGGSTSGSMFPLSSLGQTNIAANVSSEFPRIRDISSASETDKNLPSSPLFAKNMASPGNIDSLRLSPSLPRRTYAERISNSLSTGSPKIKKTGAETREETFSNLMPRPELGSASEALPIMNGGNMKQSQNDQQQVVGGSNFTLQLFQRTLEGTLDSFQNSVHDDMRNLHIEILRQFHMHEMEMSKVLSSVLENQAEIMKELQLLRKENQQLRQRL, encoded by the exons ATGTCGCACTTGGTGGACCCTACGTGGCGCCTCCTGGCCGCGAGCGGCGGAGATACGGTTAAGCTATTCGACGTGTCCGCCGATTCCGGTGATCCCTGCGTCTTGAGCTACACTCCGACGCCTGGATCAGCTGTGAACTCCGTCAAGTGGAATCACACGA ATTTAGTGGTGGCGAGTGCGGGAGATGATAAGAAGATATCACTGTGGAGGATTAATGGGACTAGTCTAGGAACTGTTCCGGTTGCTGGGAAGGACGGTGGTGATAGTGCCGAG GAATGTTTGTCGGCTATTAGCTTCGGCAGAAAAGGGTCAAAGTTCATAGCTTCTGGTGGAACTGGTCAAATTGTTAAGATATGGGATCTGCAAAAAAAGCTTTGTGTCAAGAAGCTGAAGGGTCATACAAGTACAATAACTGGCGTGATATACAATTGCAAAGATGAGCATTTGGCGTCTGTCAGTGTTGGTGGGGATCTGATAGTTCACAACCTTAAAACTGGAGCAAGGGCTAGCGAACTCAAAGATCCACATGAGCAG GTATTGAGGGTGCTTGACTATTCAAGGTCCAGCCGTCACCTTCTACTTACTGCGGGTGATGATGGCACTGTGCATCTGTGGGACACGACTGGTCGGAACCCAAAG ATCTCATGGAAGCAGCATTCTGCACCAGCTGCGGGTGTTTGCTTCTCTCCATCAGACGAAAAG AAAATTGCTAGTGTGGGGATGGACAAAAAGCTTTACACGTATGACTCTGGATCCAAAAGATCTTCGTCCTGCATTTCTTATGAGGCGCCTTTCTCATCTTTGGCGTTTGGGGATAATGGTTACATTCTGGCAGCTGGAACCGGTAATGGTAGAGTAGTGTTTTACGACGTTCGTAAGATACCACAGCCTGTCACTGTCCTGCACGCTTACAGTAGTTCAGAG GCTGTAACAAGTTTATCATGGCAAACATCAAAACCAGTTATCGTGAATGAGAAAAATTACGACGGTGAGATGGCTCTTCTTGGTGGTACAGTGGACGATTCAGTTATCATTCCTGATCCAGTTCCGTCAACGACACCCTCAGATTCACAGTCGACAGGCTCTCGTGGAACTGCCACGAGTACGTCGAACGTGCCGTCGGCAGAGCAAACACCAAACAGAACACTATGGTCTGGTGCGCCACCGGGAAGACTACATGCACTTCGTGCCAGTGACAGTTTCAATGATGATATGCGTGTGTTTTCCCCTATCGTTGAGAAGTGGGCTGATAGTGAAGTAGGATTCAACAATAAGGATTATTTGATCGACGACAAAAAGCCATTTGCTTCATCTAGCAAGGGATTTCCATATGGAGATGGAAACAAGGAACATACAAAAGCTGCTTTTTCACCATTCGGAACTACTACGCCAACGGCATCAACCAAAAGTGAAGACTCTTCTTCTTCTGCCTTGACACCTCCAGAATCATGGGGCGGTGATAGATTATCTGACAAGTTCAACCAATTGGCCAATGAGAAAATCTCCGATAAATTTCCTTCACGTCTCGGGGTTTCAAGCTCAAGTGGTGGTAGCACATCTGGATCAATGTTTCCCTTGTCGTCGCTTGGTCAGACAAACATCGCAGCAAACGTTAGCTCAGAGTTCCCACGGATCAGAGACATCTCTTCAGCTTCCGAGACAGACAAGAACTTACCTTCAAGCCCGTTGTTTGCAAAAAACATGGCATCTCCGGGTAACATCGATTCATTGAGGCTATCACCAAGTTTACCTCGTAGGACATATGCTGAGAGAATCAGCAACTCTCTCTCTACGGGTTCACCCAAGATAAAGAAAACAGGAGCAGAAACTAGAGAGGAAACCTTTAGTAATCTGATGCCGAGACCTGAGTTGGGATCTGCATCAGAAGCTCTTCCGATTATGAAT GGAGGAAACATGAAGCAATCTCAAAATGATCAACAGCAAGTGGTGGGTGGCAGCAATTTCACACTTCAGCTATTTCAAAGAACACTGGAAGGAACTCTAGATTCATTCCAAAACTCTGTTCATGACGACATGAGAAACCTTCACATCGAGATCCTCAGACAGTTCCACATGCACGAG ATGGAGATGTCGAAGGTATTAAGCTCGGTTCTAGAGAACCAGGCGGAGATAATGAAGGAGTTACAATTGTTGCGTAAAGAGAACCAACAGCTCCGGCAAAGGCTTTAG
- the LOC106313171 gene encoding protein NEDD1 isoform X1, which yields MSHLVDPTWRLLAASGGDTVKLFDVSADSGDPCVLSYTPTPGSAVNSVKWNHTNLVVASAGDDKKISLWRINGTSLGTVPVAGKDGGDSAEECLSAISFGRKGSKFIASGGTGQIVKIWDLQKKLCVKKLKGHTSTITGVIYNCKDEHLASVSVGGDLIVHNLKTGARASELKDPHEQVLRVLDYSRSSRHLLLTAGDDGTVHLWDTTGRNPKISWKQHSAPAAGVCFSPSDEKKIASVGMDKKLYTYDSGSKRSSSCISYEAPFSSLAFGDNGYILAAGTGNGRVVFYDVRKIPQPVTVLHAYSSSEAVTSLSWQTSKPVIVNEKNYDGEMALLGGTVDDSVIIPDPVPSTTPSDSQSTGSRGTATSTSNVPSAEQTPNRTLWSGAPPGRLHALRASDSFNDDMRVFSPIVEKWADSEVGFNNKDYLIDDKKPFASSSKGFPYGDGNKEHTKAAFSPFGTTTPTASTKSEDSSSSALTPPESWGGDRLSDKFNQLANEKISDKFPSRLGVSSSSGGSTSGSMFPLSSLGQTNIAANVSSEFPRIRDISSASETDKNLPSSPLFAKNMASPGNIDSLRLSPSLPRRTYAERISNSLSTGSPKIKKTGAETREETFSNLMPRPELGSASEALPIMNQGGNMKQSQNDQQQVVGGSNFTLQLFQRTLEGTLDSFQNSVHDDMRNLHIEILRQFHMHEMEMSKVLSSVLENQAEIMKELQLLRKENQQLRQRL from the exons ATGTCGCACTTGGTGGACCCTACGTGGCGCCTCCTGGCCGCGAGCGGCGGAGATACGGTTAAGCTATTCGACGTGTCCGCCGATTCCGGTGATCCCTGCGTCTTGAGCTACACTCCGACGCCTGGATCAGCTGTGAACTCCGTCAAGTGGAATCACACGA ATTTAGTGGTGGCGAGTGCGGGAGATGATAAGAAGATATCACTGTGGAGGATTAATGGGACTAGTCTAGGAACTGTTCCGGTTGCTGGGAAGGACGGTGGTGATAGTGCCGAG GAATGTTTGTCGGCTATTAGCTTCGGCAGAAAAGGGTCAAAGTTCATAGCTTCTGGTGGAACTGGTCAAATTGTTAAGATATGGGATCTGCAAAAAAAGCTTTGTGTCAAGAAGCTGAAGGGTCATACAAGTACAATAACTGGCGTGATATACAATTGCAAAGATGAGCATTTGGCGTCTGTCAGTGTTGGTGGGGATCTGATAGTTCACAACCTTAAAACTGGAGCAAGGGCTAGCGAACTCAAAGATCCACATGAGCAG GTATTGAGGGTGCTTGACTATTCAAGGTCCAGCCGTCACCTTCTACTTACTGCGGGTGATGATGGCACTGTGCATCTGTGGGACACGACTGGTCGGAACCCAAAG ATCTCATGGAAGCAGCATTCTGCACCAGCTGCGGGTGTTTGCTTCTCTCCATCAGACGAAAAG AAAATTGCTAGTGTGGGGATGGACAAAAAGCTTTACACGTATGACTCTGGATCCAAAAGATCTTCGTCCTGCATTTCTTATGAGGCGCCTTTCTCATCTTTGGCGTTTGGGGATAATGGTTACATTCTGGCAGCTGGAACCGGTAATGGTAGAGTAGTGTTTTACGACGTTCGTAAGATACCACAGCCTGTCACTGTCCTGCACGCTTACAGTAGTTCAGAG GCTGTAACAAGTTTATCATGGCAAACATCAAAACCAGTTATCGTGAATGAGAAAAATTACGACGGTGAGATGGCTCTTCTTGGTGGTACAGTGGACGATTCAGTTATCATTCCTGATCCAGTTCCGTCAACGACACCCTCAGATTCACAGTCGACAGGCTCTCGTGGAACTGCCACGAGTACGTCGAACGTGCCGTCGGCAGAGCAAACACCAAACAGAACACTATGGTCTGGTGCGCCACCGGGAAGACTACATGCACTTCGTGCCAGTGACAGTTTCAATGATGATATGCGTGTGTTTTCCCCTATCGTTGAGAAGTGGGCTGATAGTGAAGTAGGATTCAACAATAAGGATTATTTGATCGACGACAAAAAGCCATTTGCTTCATCTAGCAAGGGATTTCCATATGGAGATGGAAACAAGGAACATACAAAAGCTGCTTTTTCACCATTCGGAACTACTACGCCAACGGCATCAACCAAAAGTGAAGACTCTTCTTCTTCTGCCTTGACACCTCCAGAATCATGGGGCGGTGATAGATTATCTGACAAGTTCAACCAATTGGCCAATGAGAAAATCTCCGATAAATTTCCTTCACGTCTCGGGGTTTCAAGCTCAAGTGGTGGTAGCACATCTGGATCAATGTTTCCCTTGTCGTCGCTTGGTCAGACAAACATCGCAGCAAACGTTAGCTCAGAGTTCCCACGGATCAGAGACATCTCTTCAGCTTCCGAGACAGACAAGAACTTACCTTCAAGCCCGTTGTTTGCAAAAAACATGGCATCTCCGGGTAACATCGATTCATTGAGGCTATCACCAAGTTTACCTCGTAGGACATATGCTGAGAGAATCAGCAACTCTCTCTCTACGGGTTCACCCAAGATAAAGAAAACAGGAGCAGAAACTAGAGAGGAAACCTTTAGTAATCTGATGCCGAGACCTGAGTTGGGATCTGCATCAGAAGCTCTTCCGATTATGAAT CAGGGAGGAAACATGAAGCAATCTCAAAATGATCAACAGCAAGTGGTGGGTGGCAGCAATTTCACACTTCAGCTATTTCAAAGAACACTGGAAGGAACTCTAGATTCATTCCAAAACTCTGTTCATGACGACATGAGAAACCTTCACATCGAGATCCTCAGACAGTTCCACATGCACGAG ATGGAGATGTCGAAGGTATTAAGCTCGGTTCTAGAGAACCAGGCGGAGATAATGAAGGAGTTACAATTGTTGCGTAAAGAGAACCAACAGCTCCGGCAAAGGCTTTAG
- the LOC106316433 gene encoding uncharacterized protein LOC106316433, protein MDMKKTKATSSSSSPSSLDHLFGPKGSTSATSASSCSTILDSIFPPPVSKKNGNHTAYEVQSSISQTSDERSIHEKREASYYSSSIYYGGQQHYSPPRTDGSSTSPSHHHKETEDRTDDTNATSRGNWWKGSLYY, encoded by the exons ATGGATATGAAGAAAACCAAAGCTACTTCCTCATCTTCTTCACCTTCTTCACTTGATCATCTGTTTGGTCCCAAAGGATCAACCTCTGCTACTTCGGCTTCTTCTTGTTCAACTATACTCGACTCCATTTTCCCTCCTCCT GTATCAAAGAAGAACGGAAATCACACTGCTTATGAAGTTCAAAGCAGCATTTCTCAAACCAGTG ATGAGAGAAGCATCCATGAAAAGAGAGAAGCGTCCTATTACAGTTCCTCCATTTACTACGGAGGTCAGCAACACTATTCACCTCCACGAACTGATGGCTCCTCCACTTCTCCATCTCATCACCACAAAGAAACCGAAGATCGAACCGATGACACAAACGCTACTTCCAGGGGAAATTGGTGGAAAG GTTCTTTGTATTACTAA
- the LOC106316434 gene encoding uncharacterized protein LOC106316434, whose protein sequence is MHIKSSLMDTYVLSRLLILVLCIYGLKTAVHGAGECGRNPPDREAIKLAPCAMAAQDKSAKVSATCCVRIKQMGKNPKCLCAVMLSSTARNSGAKPEISMTIPKRCNIADRPIGYKCGAYSLP, encoded by the exons ATGCACATCAAGTCATCTTTAATGGATACCTACGTTTTATCTCGCCTTCTCATCCTAGTTCTCTGCATCTACGGCCTTAAAACCGCGGTCCATGGAGCTGGAGAATGCGGGAGGAACCCTCCGGATAGAGAAGCCATAAAGCTGGCTCCGTGCGCAATGGCTGCACAAGACAAGTCTGCTAAAGTGTCGGCAACTTGCTGCGTTCGAATTAAACAAATGGGGAAGAACCCGAAATGCCTTTGCGCTGTCATGCTCTCCTCTACAGCTAGAAACTCTGGAGCAAAGCCAGAGATCTCAATGACCATTCCTAAACGCTGCAACATCGCTGATCGTCCCATTGGTTACAAATGTGGAG CTTATTCTCTGCCTTGA